A single Phragmites australis chromosome 4, lpPhrAust1.1, whole genome shotgun sequence DNA region contains:
- the LOC133915942 gene encoding ACT domain-containing protein ACR4-like: MALADGEATSSWDSDDEYQKFIQKMNPPRVTIDNTSCANATVIHVDSTNKYGILLEVVQVLTDLKLIVKKAYISSDGGWFMDVFNVTNQSGQKIMDESVLERIKDCIHKSIGPGSCFLPSRRRAVGVEPSSYYTLIELTGTDRPGLLSEVSAVLTNLECNVVNAEVWTHNKRAAAVMQVTDRKSGLAISDAERLSRIKERLCNVFKGSNRSRDAKTTVAMGITHTERRLHQMMLEDRDYERYDKDRANVNLKSMVSVVNWLQKDYSVVTIRCKDRSKLLFDTLCTLTDMQYVVFHGSVDTEGLEAYHEYYIRHIDGSPANSEAERQRIIHCLEAAIERRVSEGLKLELSTGDRVGLLSDVTRIFRENGLTVTRAEVSTRGDKAVNTFYVRDAAGSSVELKTLEAIRQEIGQTVLQVKGHPDHPNAPPQESPTRFLFSSLFRPRSLCNLGLIRS, encoded by the exons ATGG CATTAGCAGATGGAGAGGCGACTTCTTCGTGGGATAGTGACGATGAGTACCAGAAGTTTATCCAAAAGATGAACCCTCCAAG GGTCACCATTGACAACACATCATGCGCAAATGCTACAGTTATTCAT GTGGACAGCACCAACAAGTATGGGATACTGTTGGAGGTAGTGCAGGTCCTCACTGACCTCAAACTCATAGTCAAGAAAGCCTACATATCCTCGGATGGCGGATGGTTCATGGATG TGTTCAATGTGACAAATCAAAGTGGGCAGAAGATAATGGACGAATCTGTGCTGGAACGGATAAAAGATTGCATTCACAAG TCTATCGGGCCTGGTTCTTGTTTTCTTCCTTCACGGAGGAGAGCAGTTGGAGTGGAGCCTTCCTCCTACTACACCTTGATAGAGCTAACTGGGACTGACAGGCCCGGTCTTCTCTCTGAAGTGAGCGCCGTTCTCACAAATCTGGAGTGTAATGTGGTGAATGCAGAGGTGTGGACACATAACAAACGAGCAGCAGCAGTCATGCAGGTCACTGATAGGAAGTCAGGGTTGGCAATCTCGGATGCAGAAAGGCTTAGCAGAATCAAGGAGCGGCTTTGCAACGTGTTCAAGGGGAGTAACAGGAGCCGTGATGCCAAGACAACAGTTGCAATGGGGATAACCCACACAGAGCGGAGGCTGCACCAAATGATGCTCGAGGACCGAGATTATGAAAGGTATGACAAGGATAGGGCAAATGTCAACCTCAAGTCAATGGTCTCTGTTGTTAATTGGCTTCAGAAAGATTATTCTGTGGTGACAATCCGGTGTAAGGATCGATCAAAGCTTCTCTTCGACACACTTTGTACTCTAACAGATATGCAATATGTGGTTTTCCATGGGAGTGTGGATACTGAGGGCCTGGAAGCTTACCAT GAGTATTACATTAGGCACATTGATGGGTCACCTGCCAACTCAGAGGCTGAGAGGCAGCGAATTATCCATTGCCTTGAAGCAGCTATAGAACGGAGAGTATCCGAG GGCCTGAAGTTAGAGTTGTCAACAGGCGATAGAGTGGGGCTGTTATCAGATGTAACACGCATCTTCCGTGAGAATGGCTTGACAGTCACAAGAGCAGAAGTTTCAACTAGAGGTGACAAGGCTGTCAACACTTTCTATGTTCGTGATGCAGCAGGGAGCTCGGTTGAGCTGAAGACGCTCGAAGCTATACGCCAGGAGATAGGCCAGACTGTGCTTCAAGTAAAAGGGCACCCTGATCACCCGAATGCACCACCACAAGAGTCACCTACTAGGTTTCTCTTCAGCAGTCTCTTCAGACCAAGATCACTCTGTAACCTAGGGCTAATCAGGTCCTGA